The following coding sequences lie in one Enterococcus sp. 9E7_DIV0242 genomic window:
- a CDS encoding PadR family transcriptional regulator produces the protein MSLKHGLLGLLNAGPMTGYELDRSFKRSLAHFWQAQTSQIYRELTAMEDKGWLRSEQVIQTDKPNKRVYSLTEEGRQELQRWLSTTDADIAKAVTVRSAFLMRVFLASEMPKDKTLVMLYAFKETCLQALVSFDSVRETILQYGAVAEHADRVKYWKLTAMYSEGQCRAALEWVERAIVMLEEDIES, from the coding sequence ATGTCGTTAAAGCATGGATTATTAGGTCTATTGAATGCCGGGCCGATGACAGGGTATGAATTGGATCGTTCATTTAAACGATCGTTGGCACATTTTTGGCAGGCTCAGACGAGTCAAATTTATCGAGAATTAACTGCCATGGAGGACAAAGGCTGGTTGCGAAGTGAGCAAGTCATTCAGACAGACAAACCGAACAAACGAGTTTATTCGCTGACCGAAGAAGGAAGACAGGAATTGCAACGATGGCTTTCAACAACGGATGCAGATATTGCTAAGGCAGTGACCGTCCGAAGTGCCTTTCTGATGCGCGTTTTTCTTGCCAGTGAAATGCCGAAAGATAAGACACTTGTGATGCTCTATGCATTTAAAGAGACCTGTTTACAAGCCTTGGTTTCATTTGATTCTGTTCGAGAAACGATTTTGCAGTATGGTGCTGTAGCGGAGCATGCGGATCGAGTGAAGTATTGGAAACTGACAGCGATGTATAGCGAAGGACAATGCCGAGCGGCTCTGGAATGGGTAGAACGTGCGATCGTCATGCTAGAGGAAGATATAGAGAGTTAA
- a CDS encoding PTS sugar transporter subunit IIC, which produces MEKSNKKDQIFEKFGMVATKLGNQIHLRTLRDAFATFMPFMMLAGFVTLINYVILEPTGFMGKIIAPETLTTIQEIGISIGNGTLSITTLLVVAAVSYHMCISRNYSNHIAAVLVAISTFVVLTPMKTMFTPEGAGEAIEVSGVIPVSHTGASGMFVGIFVGLLATELFIKLSNNEKLQIKLSGNIPPAVLKSFNVLIPIIITVTSFSILSFAVNQLFSMDVNGLITQIVTVPLSKVTTGLPGFLLITSIANLFFGFGIHQAVISGSLLDPFLIQNMQENMAAYANKEEIPHIINMAFKDTFAVMGGSGNTIALLIAIFIFSRRKDYKDFAKLSVAPAIFNISEPIIFGLPIVFNLSLIIPFVLAPIFSLTIAYFATAVGLINHVVVQIPWTTPPVLSAFLATGGDWKAAVLQILIIIGCVFIYLPFLRIDEKVTAKMGSEEAAN; this is translated from the coding sequence ATGGAAAAATCGAATAAAAAAGATCAGATTTTTGAGAAATTCGGAATGGTTGCGACAAAATTGGGGAATCAAATCCATCTTAGAACCTTGCGTGATGCTTTTGCTACCTTCATGCCATTCATGATGCTAGCCGGATTTGTTACATTGATCAATTATGTCATACTTGAACCAACGGGCTTCATGGGGAAAATCATCGCTCCGGAAACACTGACAACGATTCAGGAAATAGGGATATCAATAGGGAATGGGACTTTAAGTATCACTACGCTATTGGTCGTGGCTGCCGTTTCTTATCATATGTGTATCAGTCGCAATTATTCCAATCATATCGCTGCTGTTTTAGTTGCTATTTCTACATTTGTTGTTTTGACACCAATGAAAACAATGTTTACTCCGGAAGGGGCAGGAGAGGCGATTGAAGTCAGCGGCGTGATCCCTGTTTCTCATACAGGAGCCTCAGGTATGTTTGTCGGGATATTTGTCGGTCTGCTTGCGACAGAGCTATTTATTAAATTATCCAATAATGAAAAACTGCAGATCAAGTTATCTGGTAATATACCACCAGCTGTTTTGAAATCCTTTAATGTGTTGATCCCAATTATCATTACAGTTACGAGCTTTTCGATCCTGTCTTTTGCAGTTAATCAACTGTTCAGCATGGACGTAAATGGGTTGATCACTCAAATCGTCACTGTACCATTAAGTAAGGTGACAACTGGATTGCCTGGCTTCTTATTGATTACATCGATTGCCAATCTGTTCTTTGGGTTTGGTATCCATCAGGCGGTCATTTCCGGCTCCCTGCTTGATCCATTTTTGATTCAAAATATGCAGGAAAATATGGCAGCATATGCCAATAAAGAAGAAATTCCGCATATCATCAATATGGCTTTTAAAGATACCTTTGCGGTTATGGGCGGTTCTGGAAATACGATTGCTTTACTGATTGCGATCTTCATTTTCAGTCGTAGAAAAGATTATAAGGACTTTGCCAAATTGTCTGTTGCACCGGCGATTTTCAATATCAGCGAACCGATTATTTTCGGTCTGCCAATTGTCTTCAATCTGAGCTTGATCATTCCTTTTGTTCTGGCACCGATTTTTTCTTTAACGATTGCTTATTTCGCGACAGCAGTAGGCTTGATCAATCATGTGGTCGTACAGATTCCATGGACGACACCACCCGTTCTCTCTGCTTTTCTGGCAACCGGCGGCGATTGGAAAGCAGCCGTACTGCAAATTTTGATCATCATTGGCTGTGTATTTATCTATCTGCCGTTTCTGCGAATCGATGAAAAGGTGACCGCAAAAATGGGTAGTGAAGAAGCAGCAAATTAA
- a CDS encoding choloylglycine hydrolase family protein — translation MCTSITLANEQTNYLARTMDFGFELDGRPIVIPRNYAFTTDQGDTLTFPLGFVGTGRKLNSYLFADGVNEKGLAIAELYFPTEASYLETAAPEKIGLAPHEFIMWVLGNIGSIDELKRRIDEVAIIHAENHLLGVVLPLHFILTDVTGEVVVVETHDQTLTIKENPVHVMTNSPRFEWHLQNLNNYLFLQPQNFSVKTFGNLPAAPFGQGSGTYGLPGGYTSPERFVRATYLRNYLSNIETNEGALAGIFHVLDNVTIPKGVNIKNDGATDYTQYRAVLDTKNQCYYFNPYTTPEVFSVQLTEALLNQAEPSEYELPAGFNTTLLNP, via the coding sequence ATGTGTACAAGTATTACGTTAGCTAATGAACAAACGAATTATCTCGCCCGAACAATGGATTTTGGCTTTGAACTGGATGGACGCCCTATCGTGATCCCTAGAAACTACGCATTCACTACCGATCAAGGAGATACACTTACATTTCCACTAGGCTTTGTCGGAACAGGAAGAAAACTCAACTCTTATTTATTTGCGGATGGTGTCAACGAAAAAGGATTAGCAATTGCAGAGCTTTATTTTCCAACAGAAGCCAGTTATCTTGAAACGGCAGCTCCGGAAAAAATAGGACTCGCTCCTCACGAATTCATTATGTGGGTCTTAGGAAATATCGGCAGTATCGACGAGCTGAAGCGTAGAATTGATGAAGTAGCAATTATTCATGCAGAAAATCATCTGCTTGGTGTGGTTCTTCCACTGCATTTCATTTTAACTGACGTTACCGGAGAAGTGGTTGTTGTTGAAACACACGATCAAACGCTGACGATCAAAGAAAATCCAGTCCATGTGATGACCAACAGTCCTCGCTTTGAATGGCATTTACAGAATCTCAATAACTACCTATTTTTACAGCCTCAGAATTTCTCTGTGAAAACTTTTGGGAATTTGCCTGCCGCTCCGTTTGGTCAAGGCTCCGGAACTTATGGCTTACCTGGGGGATATACCTCACCTGAACGATTCGTTCGTGCAACCTATTTAAGAAATTATTTATCTAACATTGAAACAAACGAAGGCGCTCTAGCTGGAATATTTCATGTTTTGGACAATGTGACCATTCCAAAAGGGGTAAATATCAAAAATGATGGTGCGACGGATTATACACAGTATCGTGCTGTCCTCGATACGAAAAATCAATGCTATTACTTTAACCCTTATACTACACCAGAGGTATTCTCCGTTCAGCTGACAGAGGCTTTACTAAATCAAGCTGAGCCGAGCGAATATGAGTTACCAGCTGGTTTCAACACAACTTTACTGAATCCATAA
- a CDS encoding helix-turn-helix domain-containing protein, translating to MNRRQIIQATVGYVEEHLALPLCIEEIAASIYYSKHHLLHEFSSYTKFSLYDYIKKRRLHEAGMSLLETPASIIDVALASGYQTQQSFSKAFSQIYKLSPKEFRKNNRVFGILESMNNNDFPRDHELSKVAVQVAAEGDRKGILNHMKSCQWAFPYWESSVFDQQIYSRIKNQEVVIAKIAEQIVGVLVFDSKNRHIDGLSSLPLVWEYGVERSMLQYLFRKRASLPNGVTTTSFRAEDKLDIGYHARLLSLGFRPMELLEEYNYPTQRFVLTNDLRQVNCKTGSI from the coding sequence ATGAATAGACGACAAATCATACAAGCGACGGTCGGGTATGTAGAAGAGCATTTGGCGCTTCCGCTGTGTATAGAGGAGATTGCCGCGTCCATTTATTATTCCAAGCATCATTTACTTCATGAATTTTCTAGTTACACAAAATTTTCATTGTATGATTACATCAAGAAGAGACGACTTCACGAAGCAGGGATGTCTTTGTTGGAAACACCTGCATCTATCATTGATGTCGCTTTGGCATCAGGATATCAGACGCAACAATCCTTTTCCAAAGCTTTTTCGCAAATCTATAAGCTCTCACCTAAGGAATTCCGCAAAAATAATCGAGTTTTCGGTATATTAGAATCCATGAATAACAATGATTTTCCAAGGGATCATGAGCTATCGAAAGTTGCGGTTCAGGTAGCAGCCGAAGGAGATAGGAAGGGTATCCTTAATCATATGAAAAGCTGTCAATGGGCTTTTCCGTATTGGGAATCATCTGTATTTGATCAACAAATCTACTCTCGGATAAAAAATCAGGAGGTCGTTATTGCAAAAATAGCGGAACAAATTGTGGGTGTCTTGGTTTTTGATTCGAAGAACAGGCATATCGACGGGCTGTCTTCTTTGCCGCTTGTTTGGGAATATGGGGTGGAACGTTCGATGCTTCAGTATCTTTTTCGAAAAAGAGCAAGCTTGCCCAATGGGGTAACAACTACTAGTTTTCGAGCAGAAGATAAGCTGGATATTGGCTATCATGCTCGTTTGCTGAGTCTAGGGTTTCGGCCCATGGAGCTTCTTGAAGAATATAATTACCCGACACAAAGATTTGTACTTACGAATGATTTACGGCAAGTAAATTGTAAAACGGGTTCTATTTAA
- a CDS encoding DUF998 domain-containing protein, which produces MKKESEFQLPEEILQEIDLEQQNEMDLDVQTGKLTIRKKDKGAMEGQTISLRGFLLPTIIATIIFFLFFYLKEYTYVPLVGRPSIGELVNTVGVLTGIITLIVTFIGVKKGRTSSQAKNLYWRNFPALVISFLIILLLGSLFLFRLLGYMFPGISFDLFTATLFFFVIMTVINYLMIYMVLELSPMLLTNILTIVIVGGALGAMLTNREKQWWQHNFSFLGTVEATSRWQFNLTLILSAVLMIALIDYLFVNLKQKYSGIKLTILRWLLILVALNLGGVGAFPYQDDSIYGVIHNQVAANLVYLIIILIIGMHWLLPKVTKEFQVTSYVIMGLLVLTVVLFQGVHYFSLTAFELVSFLIAFVWLLLLFQYLQKLMLENTEREHITIYLENTGKEIK; this is translated from the coding sequence ATGAAAAAAGAATCAGAATTTCAATTACCTGAGGAAATATTGCAGGAAATCGATCTTGAGCAACAAAATGAAATGGACTTGGATGTCCAAACTGGAAAATTGACGATCAGAAAAAAAGATAAAGGCGCAATGGAGGGACAGACAATTTCTTTGAGAGGGTTTCTGTTGCCGACAATCATCGCAACGATCATTTTCTTCTTATTCTTTTATCTGAAAGAGTATACGTATGTACCGTTGGTTGGTCGACCATCCATTGGTGAGCTCGTCAATACGGTTGGTGTGCTGACAGGGATCATTACGTTGATCGTCACATTTATCGGTGTCAAAAAAGGAAGAACTTCCTCGCAGGCGAAGAACCTCTATTGGCGAAATTTCCCAGCACTCGTAATTTCTTTTCTGATTATTCTGTTGTTAGGCTCACTATTTCTTTTTAGGCTGTTAGGCTATATGTTTCCCGGTATCTCCTTTGATTTATTTACCGCCACGCTATTTTTCTTTGTGATCATGACTGTCATCAATTATCTGATGATCTATATGGTTTTAGAACTATCACCGATGTTACTGACCAATATTTTGACGATAGTGATTGTTGGCGGGGCCTTAGGTGCCATGCTTACGAATCGAGAAAAGCAATGGTGGCAGCACAATTTCAGCTTTTTGGGGACAGTGGAAGCGACAAGTAGATGGCAGTTCAATTTGACGCTGATTTTATCTGCTGTATTGATGATCGCATTGATCGATTATTTATTTGTTAATTTGAAGCAAAAATACAGTGGAATCAAGCTGACGATCCTGCGTTGGCTGTTGATTCTTGTCGCACTGAATCTTGGTGGTGTAGGTGCTTTTCCTTATCAGGATGACTCTATCTATGGTGTGATCCATAATCAGGTTGCTGCCAATTTGGTCTATCTGATCATTATTTTGATTATCGGTATGCATTGGCTGTTGCCGAAAGTCACCAAAGAGTTTCAGGTGACATCGTATGTGATCATGGGATTGCTTGTTTTGACCGTCGTTCTCTTTCAGGGAGTGCATTATTTTTCATTAACAGCCTTTGAGCTAGTATCCTTTTTGATTGCATTTGTATGGTTATTACTGCTCTTTCAGTACTTGCAAAAACTGATGCTCGAAAATACAGAGCGAGAGCACATAACGATTTATTTAGAAAATACAGGAAAAGAAATAAAATAA
- a CDS encoding amidase, with protein sequence MRDATYWAEKFKQKDISLVEYYTELDKRVREINPELNAFVEWDKETVLGAAKTFSLREDQPFSGVPIPLKMLGQNKAGWKSTFGSRLLAEHRSSRNSNFVSRLEKLGFVPAGQTNTPEFGLKNITDPVLYGPARNPWNTAYSPGGSSGGAAAAVASGLFPIAGASDGGGSIRMPAAFCGLIGLKPTRGAMPTGPNGYRGWQGAAIDFAVTVSMRDTETLFYAMRGNDKASPYHPPRDEWQVHEKDRPLKIAYLTASPVDTPVSAEAELALAQTATELEKLGHELTEVTWPFNGREVMESYYVMMGAETSGMFDGIQQTLARQLTMNDMELLTWGLYKYGETIPVKRYIHALNVWDATSLKMEQLFSTYDLLLTPTTANSAPRIDQEFQSDRIRAVLGYAEELKEAELAQLVYEMFYKGLSLTPYTQLANLAGQPAISLPTHMTAAGMPFGVQFMASKGREDLLFHIGKQLEEQQLFQLPKAYSEG encoded by the coding sequence ATGAGAGATGCAACCTATTGGGCAGAAAAGTTTAAACAAAAGGACATTAGCCTAGTTGAATATTACACAGAGTTGGATAAGCGCGTACGAGAAATCAATCCGGAGCTTAACGCATTCGTCGAATGGGATAAAGAGACAGTCTTGGGGGCAGCGAAAACTTTCTCCTTACGCGAGGATCAGCCGTTTTCTGGTGTGCCGATTCCGTTGAAAATGCTTGGTCAAAATAAAGCAGGGTGGAAAAGCACATTTGGCTCACGACTGCTGGCAGAACACCGTTCTTCAAGAAATTCCAATTTTGTATCCCGCTTGGAAAAGCTTGGCTTTGTTCCGGCAGGACAAACGAATACGCCGGAGTTTGGCCTTAAAAATATTACGGACCCAGTATTGTATGGTCCCGCGCGTAATCCTTGGAACACAGCCTATTCACCAGGAGGCTCGAGTGGTGGAGCTGCTGCGGCTGTAGCAAGCGGTTTGTTTCCAATTGCTGGAGCGAGTGATGGCGGAGGCTCCATTCGAATGCCTGCTGCTTTTTGCGGATTGATTGGCTTGAAGCCAACGAGAGGCGCTATGCCGACTGGCCCAAATGGGTACAGAGGATGGCAGGGAGCGGCCATTGATTTTGCAGTGACGGTTTCCATGAGAGATACTGAAACGCTGTTTTACGCGATGAGAGGAAATGATAAAGCTTCACCCTATCACCCACCGCGTGATGAATGGCAAGTGCATGAGAAGGACAGACCATTAAAGATTGCCTATTTGACGGCTTCACCCGTTGATACACCTGTTTCTGCAGAAGCTGAATTAGCACTGGCGCAGACAGCCACAGAGTTAGAGAAGCTGGGGCACGAGTTGACGGAGGTAACGTGGCCGTTTAATGGCAGAGAAGTGATGGAGAGCTATTATGTGATGATGGGGGCTGAAACATCAGGAATGTTTGATGGGATTCAGCAAACGTTGGCGCGACAGTTGACGATGAATGATATGGAGCTTTTGACTTGGGGGCTGTATAAATATGGGGAAACCATCCCGGTAAAAAGATATATTCATGCCCTGAATGTGTGGGACGCAACATCTTTAAAAATGGAGCAGCTGTTTTCAACATATGATTTGCTTTTGACACCAACTACAGCAAATTCTGCGCCAAGGATCGATCAGGAGTTTCAAAGTGACAGGATTCGAGCAGTGTTAGGCTATGCAGAAGAACTGAAAGAAGCTGAGTTGGCCCAGCTGGTTTATGAGATGTTTTATAAAGGCTTGTCTCTTACTCCATATACCCAACTGGCTAATTTAGCTGGACAACCTGCAATCAGCTTGCCGACTCATATGACCGCAGCAGGAATGCCTTTTGGGGTTCAATTCATGGCATCTAAAGGAAGAGAAGACCTACTATTCCATATTGGAAAACAGTTAGAGGAACAGCAACTGTTCCAGTTACCTAAAGCATACAGCGAAGGATAG
- a CDS encoding HelD family protein: MDRVTAEEQANWKVTKKLLQERKAEIDAEISGFLKESEQFQHYLTDYRGEIDPHEMFTNLRLQEQQFIVGSFRFRQLEKIEKQLQQPYFTRVDFVFSGETTAEIIYIGSFSFAAGNGELLIYDWRAPIAGIFYDFDIGSARYQAPNGMVFGEITRKRQVKFVEGAVDYAIETEATLFDEVLQKELMNQRGGKMSTIIRTIQKEQNQIIRNHARKSMIIQGVAGSGKTSIALHRIAFLLYQLREQLTSNEILILSPNKVFAEYISEVLPELGEEPVNEFSIDTFIAEMTGVQPEISRLEETEQALLTGEAEEELVYLSTARCVQELDAFLEAFQRTGFRPKPVVIGEYTFEEEYLLKRFNAYRKQPILERLERMAGDMLEAVATKPFQPKKKPTIRGLSNQLKSRLRYRTAEEAFAGFRDNLPFSVGRKGYSVLFVLAYIQLFFERNELLQDMKYIVIDEMQDYTPLQFNVLQRALHCPVLLIGDYTQQIVDRNEMTLDKLTELFPKANVMNLSKSYRSTYEIMMFAKALINDDVIQPMVRHGEMPRRIIVKNVEEEKGELLNVIDKSLKLHATIALITKTHRQAENWYNELKHSIKLVLLNEQATTLTNQGVVICSVAISKGLEFDHVIGLDTQEENFQGAAGKQQLFVIATRALHLLTFIERSDE, encoded by the coding sequence ATGGATAGAGTAACTGCGGAAGAACAAGCCAATTGGAAAGTGACGAAGAAATTACTGCAGGAGAGAAAAGCTGAGATCGATGCCGAAATATCAGGTTTTCTTAAAGAATCAGAGCAGTTCCAACATTATTTGACAGATTACAGGGGTGAGATAGATCCACATGAAATGTTCACCAATCTCAGACTTCAAGAGCAACAATTTATAGTAGGCAGCTTTCGTTTTCGTCAGCTTGAAAAAATAGAGAAGCAGCTGCAGCAGCCTTATTTTACTCGGGTGGATTTTGTTTTTTCCGGAGAAACGACGGCTGAGATCATTTACATCGGTAGTTTTTCCTTTGCGGCAGGGAATGGTGAGTTGCTTATTTACGATTGGCGCGCACCGATCGCCGGGATTTTTTATGATTTTGATATTGGTTCGGCACGCTATCAAGCGCCGAATGGGATGGTTTTTGGGGAGATCACGCGAAAAAGACAGGTTAAGTTTGTTGAGGGAGCGGTCGACTATGCCATTGAGACAGAGGCGACCTTGTTTGATGAGGTGCTGCAAAAGGAATTGATGAATCAGCGCGGTGGTAAAATGTCGACGATCATTCGCACGATTCAAAAGGAGCAGAATCAAATTATTCGAAATCATGCGAGAAAAAGTATGATCATTCAAGGTGTGGCCGGCTCTGGAAAAACTTCGATTGCATTGCACCGTATCGCGTTTCTTCTTTATCAGCTTCGAGAACAGCTGACCTCCAATGAAATCTTGATTTTATCCCCTAACAAGGTGTTCGCCGAGTATATTTCTGAGGTCTTACCAGAGCTTGGTGAAGAGCCGGTAAACGAGTTCAGCATCGATACATTTATCGCTGAGATGACGGGAGTCCAGCCAGAAATTTCCCGATTAGAGGAGACGGAACAGGCGTTGCTTACTGGAGAGGCTGAGGAAGAGCTCGTCTATTTAAGTACGGCTCGATGTGTGCAAGAGCTGGATGCATTCTTAGAAGCGTTCCAGCGAACAGGTTTTCGACCGAAACCGGTAGTTATCGGAGAGTATACATTTGAAGAAGAGTACTTGCTTAAACGATTCAACGCCTACCGAAAGCAGCCGATTTTGGAACGTCTGGAGCGAATGGCGGGGGATATGCTGGAAGCAGTTGCGACAAAGCCCTTTCAGCCGAAAAAGAAACCGACGATCAGAGGCTTGAGTAATCAATTGAAAAGCCGGCTGAGGTATCGCACAGCCGAAGAAGCCTTCGCAGGATTTAGAGATAACCTGCCTTTTTCTGTTGGTAGAAAAGGGTATTCTGTTTTATTTGTTTTAGCCTATATCCAACTGTTTTTTGAGAGAAATGAGTTGCTTCAGGACATGAAATATATTGTCATTGATGAAATGCAGGATTATACACCGCTTCAATTTAACGTTCTCCAACGAGCCTTGCATTGTCCCGTTCTTTTGATTGGTGACTATACACAGCAGATCGTCGACAGAAATGAGATGACATTGGATAAACTCACGGAGTTGTTTCCAAAAGCCAATGTGATGAATCTGAGCAAGAGCTATCGGTCTACGTATGAAATCATGATGTTTGCGAAGGCGTTGATCAATGATGACGTTATTCAACCAATGGTTAGACATGGGGAAATGCCGAGAAGAATCATTGTGAAAAATGTCGAAGAAGAGAAGGGGGAACTTTTAAATGTGATAGACAAATCACTGAAACTGCATGCAACGATTGCCTTGATTACGAAAACACACCGGCAAGCAGAAAATTGGTATAATGAATTGAAGCACTCAATAAAGCTTGTTTTACTAAATGAGCAGGCGACCACGTTGACGAATCAAGGGGTCGTGATTTGTTCTGTAGCGATATCAAAGGGTTTAGAGTTTGACCATGTGATCGGATTGGATACACAAGAGGAAAATTTTCAGGGAGCAGCGGGGAAGCAGCAATTGTTTGTGATTGCGACTCGAGCCTTGCACCTCCTGACTTTTATCGAAAGGAGCGACGAATGA
- a CDS encoding GntR family transcriptional regulator, with protein MKKLPKYMEVYVDIKKKIEENVYKIGEKLPPGDVLAQTYDTSKLTVKKGLDLLVSEGILHSRSGFGTEVLRKPIDNSKVFGPSDGLFNVVGEEHVHSEIHTFSIELPSQKVQEMLKIGEKEYIYNIVRSRFIDHNPYSLEQTFMPLSIIPGLEPKHLEKSVYSYITKDLGLEIKASHIWIKGDKATEFDAKVLGIARDEFMIEVEKVVSLISGTPFEYSVTRHLYDDFVFEAVFVEN; from the coding sequence ATGAAAAAATTGCCGAAATACATGGAAGTGTATGTAGATATCAAAAAAAAGATTGAAGAGAATGTGTATAAAATCGGGGAGAAGCTGCCACCGGGAGATGTGTTGGCACAAACCTATGATACCAGTAAGTTGACTGTGAAAAAAGGATTGGATCTATTGGTTTCAGAAGGGATATTGCATAGCCGCAGCGGTTTTGGTACAGAAGTCCTGCGCAAGCCAATCGATAATTCCAAGGTATTTGGTCCGAGTGATGGACTGTTCAATGTTGTGGGGGAAGAACATGTCCATTCAGAAATCCATACCTTTTCGATCGAGCTGCCTTCCCAAAAGGTACAGGAAATGTTGAAAATCGGGGAGAAGGAATACATTTACAATATTGTCCGCAGCCGTTTTATCGATCATAATCCCTATTCTCTTGAGCAGACATTTATGCCGCTTTCGATCATTCCCGGCTTAGAACCGAAGCATCTGGAGAAATCAGTTTATTCGTATATCACTAAGGATCTGGGCCTGGAAATAAAGGCTTCACATATCTGGATAAAAGGCGATAAAGCGACAGAGTTTGACGCGAAGGTCTTGGGGATCGCGCGTGATGAGTTTATGATCGAGGTCGAAAAAGTCGTCTCTTTAATCAGTGGCACACCTTTTGAATATTCGGTCACACGACATCTTTATGATGATTTTGTTTTTGAAGCTGTTTTTGTAGAAAACTAA
- a CDS encoding glycoside hydrolase family 1 protein — protein MNKQTLTFPENFWWGSAWSAEQAEGRGETGKAETVWERWYKQEPYRFYNRISSEITTDHIHRYKEDIQLMKATGHNSFRVSISWARMFPADGTGAVNQKAITFYRDLFTEMNAQGIKVFANLYHFDMPAKLQDQGGWESRDVVEAYVHFADTCFKEFGDLVYHWFTFNEPLGPILGSYLEDFHYPNIIDFKRGAQAAFFTVLAHAKAIAAHKKQQLQSKIGVILNLSPTFPRSQNPADIKAAEIADLFYTRSFLDPMVKGVFPKKLTGLLEEYGQLPEDITETDLALIKENTAQILGLNYYEPRRVKARLSAVNPDGPFLPEWFFEPHIMPGRKMNEYRGWEIYEKGIYDLCMDIKNNYGNIEAFISENGMGVADEERFMDEQGQVIDDYRITYIKDHLAYLWKAIDDGCNIKGYHLWTFIDCWSWINAYKNRYGLVSLDLATQKRTIKKSGEFYKQLSDSNGFEYDIDLLVSTDGSYLND, from the coding sequence ATGAATAAACAAACATTAACATTTCCGGAAAATTTCTGGTGGGGTTCTGCATGGTCTGCAGAACAGGCAGAAGGACGTGGAGAGACCGGAAAAGCAGAGACCGTTTGGGAGCGTTGGTATAAGCAGGAGCCTTACCGTTTTTATAATCGTATCAGCTCAGAAATAACGACGGATCATATCCATCGTTATAAAGAGGATATTCAATTGATGAAGGCGACCGGACACAACTCATTTCGCGTGTCGATCTCATGGGCACGCATGTTTCCAGCGGATGGTACAGGAGCGGTCAATCAAAAAGCGATTACCTTTTATCGTGACCTTTTTACTGAGATGAACGCCCAAGGAATCAAGGTTTTCGCAAATCTCTATCACTTTGATATGCCGGCGAAGCTGCAGGATCAAGGTGGTTGGGAATCTAGAGACGTTGTTGAGGCATACGTTCATTTTGCGGATACTTGCTTTAAAGAATTTGGCGATTTAGTCTATCATTGGTTCACATTCAATGAACCCTTAGGCCCAATTCTAGGAAGCTATCTCGAAGATTTCCATTACCCAAATATCATCGATTTTAAACGTGGTGCTCAGGCAGCGTTCTTTACTGTATTGGCCCACGCTAAAGCAATTGCTGCACACAAAAAGCAGCAGCTGCAAAGTAAGATCGGGGTCATTCTAAATCTTAGTCCGACCTTTCCCCGCAGTCAAAATCCGGCAGATATCAAAGCAGCAGAAATCGCAGACTTATTTTATACACGTAGTTTCCTTGATCCGATGGTCAAAGGTGTCTTCCCAAAGAAATTGACTGGACTATTGGAGGAATATGGGCAGCTTCCAGAGGATATCACAGAGACTGATTTGGCTCTTATCAAAGAAAATACAGCACAGATACTCGGACTCAACTATTATGAGCCGCGCCGCGTGAAAGCTCGTTTGAGCGCTGTTAATCCAGATGGTCCTTTTCTTCCGGAATGGTTTTTCGAGCCGCATATCATGCCGGGACGAAAAATGAACGAATACCGAGGATGGGAAATCTATGAAAAAGGGATTTACGACCTATGCATGGATATCAAAAACAATTATGGAAATATCGAAGCCTTTATCTCAGAAAATGGGATGGGTGTTGCTGACGAAGAACGCTTCATGGATGAACAAGGGCAAGTAATAGATGACTATCGTATCACTTATATCAAAGATCACTTGGCCTATCTGTGGAAAGCCATTGACGATGGCTGCAATATCAAGGGGTATCATCTCTGGACCTTCATTGACTGCTGGTCATGGATCAATGCGTACAAAAATCGCTATGGATTAGTTTCATTAGACTTAGCTACGCAGAAAAGAACCATCAAGAAAAGTGGCGAATTCTATAAACAGCTGAGTGATTCAAATGGCTTTGAGTATGACATCGATCTGCTGGTTTCTACAGACGGATCTTATTTGAATGACTAA